The DNA segment GCCAGACACTATCTGCCAAACCATACGATGTTGATTGAATTGCGTATAGATTACCATCCCAACTTCCCACATAAATAGTACCATCCAACCCTATCGCTGGACTGGAGTATACATCATCAC comes from the Fervidobacterium sp. genome and includes:
- a CDS encoding PQQ-binding-like beta-propeller repeat protein; its protein translation is DDVYSSPAIGLDGTIYVGSWDGNLYAIQSTSYGLADSVWPPPPPPLRNTGLFGEK